AATGATGGGATAGACAGTAATTGTGATGGTGAAGATAATACCTAGAAAATAACACAAACTAGACTTTGAAACATCTAAAACTCCATATCACAATTTATTTACTATTGATATGGAGTTTTTCTATTGCCCAATAAATTACCAATCATTTTATAGGTACTGGTTTACCAAGTAACAACATGAACAGAATCTGTGACTATAAGATGATTACAAAACTCTTAATCCATAAGGTAGTAAAATTAAAAGTAGGGGAATAGACAATAGTCGAAATGAAGGTACAGACACCTATGAAATTTATGAAAACGCAAAAGGTGATGATACTATTATAAACTTATGAAATTGTTGTAAAAAACGGTATGGATAATACGTGTAATATTATGATAAATGAAAATTTTTAAACCGAATAGATTTTTAAAATCCATTTAAGAATGAAAACCATAGTAAAATATATAAGGACACATTTAAAAGAAGATTATAAAACCTCTACATACCTTATTTTTATATTGTTTTTAAGTGTTTTTATCTCTATTAATCATGTTTCAGATTTTGCCGTAAATTTTTTAAGTCATACTATAAATACGCCTTTACTTGTAGTGTCTTATTTTTTGTTTTTTGGATTTGCTTATTACGCAACAATTGCCATAATAGTTTTTACAAAATCAGATTATAGCTTTATAAAATCGCGTGGTTTTTGGTTTACTAGCATATTTGCTATTCTTTTAGTGAGTTTACGATTAGGTTTTTTAGAACACTACAAATGGATTTATGAAAATACTGCACCTGAAAAAGCTTTTTTTTATATTAAAATAGCCACTAGAGCAATGCGTACCCTTATATTTTCCTTCGGAATTTTATTTTTCTATTATTTTTTCGAAAAGTATAACACCAATTTTTATGGTTTTTCAACAAAAAAATTAAGTTGGAAACCCTATTTTTTACTTTTGCTATTTGTAATTCCTGTAATTATTATTGCATCATTTCAACCTGGTTTTTTAAATCAATACCCTTCAATTGGTTATGCAGGTAACACCATAAATAAGATGCATGCTTTAGCTATTTATGAACCTGTATATTTATTAGATTTTATCTCTATAGAATGGTTTTTTAGAGGATTTCTTGTTTTAAGTATGGTTAAAATTTTGGGCTCAAAGTCTATATTACCTATGGTAGCATTGTATGTTTTTTTTCATGTTGGAAAACCTACTGGAGAAATTATAGGCTCAATATTTGGCGGTTACCTTTTAGGTGTTATTTCTTTACACAGTAAATCTATTATTGGCGGAATTATTATTCATATAGGAGTCGCATTTTTAATGGATTTTATGGCAATTATTCAAAAATTTGATATTTATTTTTAAAATTTATCATCGTTAAATACAACAGACAGTTCCTTGCGACAAATACAGGTTTGTTTAAACGGCAATTGTTTTTCGCTAATACAAAAACTATGTTTGTTTAAATAAGTAGTAAAAAGTTTTTTAAAAACCTGACTCTTTACCTTAATTTTTGTAGCAAAAGGGGTATTGAAAACCAGAAAAAACCTGGATAATATGTTTTCATGGAGATATTACAGATAAAAACACATGTATCTCTAATTAAAATGATGTTGCTGCATATTAATAATTTAAAAAAGATTACATTATTTTTATAAAAAACGAAACCTTGAAACATGAAAAGCGCCATACCACCATAATTCTCATTTTGTTATGGCGTTTTTTTTCTGAATTGTATATCTTATTTAAGAAGCCAAAAAGAGTAACCAAAAAGAAATATCTTCTGTATGCTTTTCTTTTCGCATGTACCTTTTCATATGGACAGCAATTCACCAATTACTCTACAAAAAATGGCTTGCCCAGTAACCACATCTATAAAATAGCCCAAGACGAAAAAGGGTTTTTATGGATTGCTACTGATAAAGGCTTGGTAAAGTATAATGGGAATGACATGAGAATTTTTACCACCAAAGATGGTTTGGCAACTAACGATGTTTGGGAGGTTTTTACCACTCCAGATGGAAAATTATGGTACCTCTCTAAATCATCCAAACTAGGATTTATTGAAAATGATAGTGTATATGCTTTTGAAAGTGAGCTAAAAGGCGAAATTTTTAATCCTATTTATTCAAGTCAAGTCGGAAATAAAATGTTCTTAACAAGCTCTAATACATTTCATGTTTTAAAAAATGAA
Above is a window of Bizionia sp. M204 DNA encoding:
- a CDS encoding type II CAAX prenyl endopeptidase Rce1 family protein; the protein is MKTIVKYIRTHLKEDYKTSTYLIFILFLSVFISINHVSDFAVNFLSHTINTPLLVVSYFLFFGFAYYATIAIIVFTKSDYSFIKSRGFWFTSIFAILLVSLRLGFLEHYKWIYENTAPEKAFFYIKIATRAMRTLIFSFGILFFYYFFEKYNTNFYGFSTKKLSWKPYFLLLLFVIPVIIIASFQPGFLNQYPSIGYAGNTINKMHALAIYEPVYLLDFISIEWFFRGFLVLSMVKILGSKSILPMVALYVFFHVGKPTGEIIGSIFGGYLLGVISLHSKSIIGGIIIHIGVAFLMDFMAIIQKFDIYF